From Bosea sp. NBC_00550, the proteins below share one genomic window:
- the ligD gene encoding non-homologous end-joining DNA ligase, producing the protein MPERVEPCLALLQSRPPTGDDWAFEVKWDGYRLAVHIGPGKKVRVITRGGHDWTSRFPTIAHDALEFGIDSAILDGEAVVLDERGASDFGALQKALGGRGGKRSAASAMLYAFDLLFLNGQDLRGLPLTERREMLEDVLARQPHGSIRLSDEINSEGAPFLKLACELGLEGIIAKRRSAPYRSGRGGDWLKIKCVQSEGFVIIGYEPPTAALGGIGRLVLAARKAGKLVYAGSVGSGFSHASATALRKQMDELVILKPAVSLSGRRQAYRWLKPALVAEVEYRAWTDDRKLRHASFKGLREEADEASVYELPSAEE; encoded by the coding sequence ATGCCGGAGCGCGTCGAGCCCTGCCTCGCTCTTCTGCAAAGCAGACCACCGACCGGCGACGATTGGGCTTTCGAGGTGAAGTGGGACGGCTATCGGCTCGCCGTCCATATCGGCCCCGGCAAAAAGGTTCGGGTCATCACCCGCGGCGGCCACGATTGGACCAGCCGGTTCCCAACGATAGCCCACGACGCGCTTGAATTCGGCATAGACAGCGCAATCCTCGATGGCGAGGCCGTCGTGCTCGATGAGCGTGGGGCTTCCGACTTCGGCGCCCTGCAGAAGGCGCTTGGCGGGCGAGGCGGCAAGCGATCGGCTGCGAGCGCGATGCTCTACGCGTTCGATCTGCTCTTTCTCAACGGCCAGGATCTGCGCGGGCTGCCCCTGACGGAACGGCGGGAGATGCTAGAGGATGTGCTCGCCCGCCAGCCGCATGGGTCAATTCGGTTGAGCGATGAGATCAATTCGGAAGGCGCGCCATTCCTGAAGCTCGCCTGCGAGCTGGGCCTCGAGGGCATCATCGCCAAACGCCGATCGGCCCCGTATCGATCGGGGCGGGGCGGCGACTGGCTCAAGATCAAGTGCGTCCAGTCCGAAGGTTTTGTCATCATCGGGTATGAGCCGCCGACTGCGGCGCTCGGCGGGATTGGCCGGCTGGTACTGGCCGCTCGCAAAGCCGGCAAGCTGGTCTATGCCGGCAGCGTCGGTTCCGGCTTCAGTCACGCCAGTGCGACCGCGCTGCGCAAGCAGATGGACGAACTCGTTATCCTAAAGCCGGCGGTCAGCCTGAGTGGGCGCCGGCAGGCCTATCGCTGGTTAAAGCCGGCCCTGGTCGCTGAGGTCGAGTACCGAGCATGGACCGACGACCGCAAGCTGCGGCATGCGTCATTCAAGGGGCTGCGTGAGGAAGCCGACGAGGCCTCAGTCTACGAGTTACCATCCGCGGAAGAGTGA